Proteins encoded by one window of Candidatus Stoquefichus sp. SB1:
- a CDS encoding PTS sugar transporter subunit IIC, protein MNSSFINKIQNILEGSLGKVASKLSTEKHINSLKSGMMFTLPFTLLGGFVMILMFLPIPSGIEPTNWFYSLLLNIQSWGSSSLVLKTLYNLSLGLISVYTVIGISYSLSEEYKLKSSYTCLTSLFVFLAIAVEVGKNESGLNSISINYLDASGMFEAIIVAMLTVEVSRLLKKYNVTIRLPESVPPMVSAPFELLIPLIINVLLVVGGNELLKIGLGYGFVDLLTNILAPFLSASESLPAVVLINVLVMTFWLFGIHGAALMAAIIGPLQTANLTANAAAVASGAAMTHVFAGSFKSIFATQIMYNALLIAVLLFAKSPRLRSLCKFSFIPNLFNINEPLIFGLPIVMNVILVVPILLTTILNTIVSYLMMSFDIVGKIYIYFLPTFPAPINAFLSTMDWKAPVMWFILFAVNLLIFYPFIKLFDKQVIEEDKIALEGEND, encoded by the coding sequence TTGAATTCTTCATTTATTAATAAAATTCAGAATATTTTAGAAGGAAGTTTGGGTAAAGTTGCATCTAAGTTATCAACTGAAAAACATATTAATTCTTTAAAAAGTGGTATGATGTTTACACTCCCATTTACATTATTAGGTGGATTTGTAATGATATTGATGTTTTTACCAATTCCATCTGGGATTGAACCAACAAACTGGTTTTATAGTTTGTTATTGAATATTCAATCTTGGGGTTCTAGTTCACTTGTGTTAAAGACTTTATACAATTTATCCTTAGGACTTATATCAGTTTATACAGTCATTGGAATTTCATATTCGTTATCAGAAGAGTATAAACTCAAATCAAGTTATACTTGTTTAACTTCATTATTTGTATTTTTAGCAATTGCAGTAGAAGTAGGAAAAAATGAAAGTGGATTAAATTCTATTTCAATTAATTATTTAGATGCTAGTGGTATGTTTGAAGCAATTATTGTTGCGATGCTTACAGTAGAAGTGAGTCGATTATTAAAAAAATATAATGTAACGATTAGATTGCCAGAATCAGTACCACCTATGGTCAGTGCACCATTTGAATTATTAATTCCTTTAATTATCAATGTATTGCTTGTTGTTGGAGGAAATGAATTGTTAAAAATTGGTCTAGGGTATGGCTTTGTTGATTTGCTAACAAATATATTAGCTCCATTTCTATCAGCAAGCGAATCTTTACCAGCGGTTGTATTGATTAATGTACTCGTAATGACATTTTGGTTGTTTGGTATTCATGGAGCAGCTTTAATGGCAGCAATTATTGGACCGTTACAAACAGCAAATCTTACAGCGAATGCTGCTGCAGTAGCTTCAGGAGCAGCTATGACCCATGTTTTTGCTGGTTCTTTTAAGTCAATTTTTGCAACACAAATTATGTATAATGCTTTACTTATTGCTGTCTTATTATTTGCTAAAAGTCCAAGATTACGTTCACTATGTAAATTCTCTTTTATACCCAATCTATTTAATATTAATGAACCATTAATATTTGGATTACCAATTGTTATGAACGTTATTTTAGTTGTACCAATTTTATTAACAACAATATTAAATACAATTGTTTCATATTTAATGATGAGTTTTGATATTGTTGGAAAGATCTATATCTATTTCTTGCCAACTTTTCCTGCACCAATTAATGCATTTCTATCAACAATGGATTGGAAAGCTCCAGTTATGTGGTTTATATTATTTGCAGTAAATTTACTTATTTTCTATCCATTTATTAAATTATTTGATAAACAAGTCATTGAAGAAGACAAAATTGCTCTTGAAGGAGAAAATGATTAA